In Lineus longissimus chromosome 7, tnLinLong1.2, whole genome shotgun sequence, a genomic segment contains:
- the LOC135490734 gene encoding uncharacterized protein LOC135490734, giving the protein MRDFSGGMLFLIIVMTIIINPSEQKNIGCPFRIGLLHDNDTRWVDAISKTDPFKDVIGRKLCSQPITVDVEVLAVPAQPLELFSNRTAVDILKNRDILIGPYFDEVATFAGSNHILYYVTRPLDMQYLPRKLQKPNSDYVIEIWPTWSHIVKVVKDYYRYLSIQKVGIISLDTQLNTIQVGQAILDQLLSLNVFNETQIITYTYRADTKDEIYRKKEVDQIISDILYNDIKNIIFVSEGFTIGIDYLTPLQVFFDEDRQRHIDHNGFEFLIFNPTFRSLFQNLTMLSKAGNGDANLAYLDMCFFRPDQGPFDPYTVDNAAVRDIKMILNHTTELLRTYSLPTTEILASMMKDLTLPWSPSETTICNGTSFNGNGQRSSCFVQLWYSSIGDTSKGDNSNYRGFWSPGSQSFQPARRGASDSSYPPLTVLALPSRAYFTLRYGSDLYTGNDKYEGFFVDVFNDMWRTAIEKLSRSSNVSNTKFEFKYMPGMLYGKRQENGSWTGMFGILQSSNDPNLLMGVGGIFKTAARSMYFDFLPPVSLTQISFILSKEVKGHNEYFRFLRPYDDMVWIALTCVTVLAGCLVFGLERWNPLRDDIGREMLSPGESLWTSLLTITQGGAEAVFTIQPMRIFSVFYWFFAVIVLACYTGNLASFLLEPSFDRADLTFDDILNKDDIKVGIMDSGATGSFFRDSSALDRRLLYEKATKESNKTLAMKKVISENYVFLQNRVRLLFNAAADPGCAMTVSHARAGQFGAAWPLAWNAKAKHAELVKALSEALLNMRLTGRLHDLEKRWMDTKGKCSLHSHKNADTQQLEILHFSGLFMLVGAALVLAFVWLGLTKLYDRIHKEQIGKKNNRFHQNEKNEEDNPGFCDSLGITYL; this is encoded by the exons ATGCGGGATTTCTCCGGAGGCATGCTCTTCCTGATAATTGTAAtgacaatcatcatcaatccGTCGGAGCAGAAGAACATTGGGTGTCCTTTCAGGATTG GACTTCTTCACGATAACGACACGAGATGGGTTGATGCAATTTCCAAAACGGACCCATTCAAAGATGTTATTGGGAGGAAGCTCTGTTCACAGCCTATCACTGTTGATGTAGAAGTGCTTGCCGTTCCGGCACAGCCATTAGAGCTGTTCAGCAACAGAACAG CAGTTGACATATTAAAGAATAGGGACATCCTGATTGGCCCATACTTTGATGAGGTAGCCACATTTGCTGGAAGTAACCATATCCTATATTATGTCACCAGGCCACTtgatatgcaatatctccccaGAAAACTGCAGAAGCCAAATAGTGATTACGTCATAGAGATATGGCCAACATGGTCACACATAGTTAAGGTAGTGAAGGACTATTATAGGTACCTTTCCATCCAGAAAGTTGGCATCATTTCATTGGACACTCAGCTCAACACAATACAGG TTGGCCAGGCCATACTCGACCAGCTGTTGTCACTCAATGTTTTCAACGAGACTCAAATTATCACATATACATACAGAGCCGATACCAAGGACGAGATTTACAGAAAAAAGGAGGTTGATCAAATTATTAGTGATATCTTGTACAAtgatataaaaaatatcatattCGTCTCCGAGGGATTTACAATTGGTATTGATTACTTGACACCCCTCCAAGTG TTTTTTGACGAAGACCGTCAGAGACATATAGATCACAATGGCTTTGAATTCCTTATATTCAACCCG ACTTTTCGATCATTATTCCAAAATCTCACGATGTTGTCAAAAGCTGGGAACGGTGATGCAAACCTGGCTTACCTGGATATGTGTTTCTTTCGACCAGATCAGGGTCCGTTTGATCCGTACACAGTCGACAATGCTGCAGTTAGAGATATCAAGATGATACTTAACCACACAACTGAGCTCCTTCGAACGTATTCTTTGCCAACAACTGAGATATTGGCTTCCATGATGAAAGAT CTTACTCTTCCCTGGAGCCCATCGGAAACCACAATTTGCAATGGCACAAGCTTCAACGGAAATGGCCAACGTTCATCCTGCTTTGTACAGCTCTGGTATAGCTCTATCGGAGACACATCAAAAGGCGATAACTCGAATTAt CGGGGTTTTTGGTCGCCAGGTTCCCAGTCATTCCAGCCGGCCAGACGAGGAGCTTCGGATAGCAGCTATCCACCGTTAACTGTATTAGCTCTGCCG TCCCGAGCTTACTTCACCCTCCGATACGGCTCCGACCTCTACACTGGGAACGATAAATATGAAGGGTTCTTCGTGGATGTCTTCAACGATATGTGGAGAACGGCCATTGAGAAGCTCTCACGGTCGTCCAATGTCTCAAACACCAAGTTTGAATTCAAATACATGCCGGGCATGCTGTACGGTAAGAGACAGGAGAATGGGAGTTGGACTGGCATGTTTGGAATTCTGCAGTCTTCGAAT GACCCTAATCTTCTCATGGGCGTGGGTGGTATCTTCAAGACTGCCGCAAGATCGATGTACTTCGATTTCCTCCCCCCAGTCTCTCTTACTCAAATATCATTCATCCTCAGTAAAGAAGTCAAAGGCCATAACGAATACTTCAGATTTCTCCGGCCGTATGATGACATGGTTTGGATTGCTCTGACCTGTGTGACCGTCCTCGCTGGTTGTTTAGTGTTCGGTCTTGAGCGCTGGAACCCTCTCC GCGATGATATTGGCAGGGAGATGCTCAGCCCAGGGGAAAGTCTCTGGACCTCGCTTCTAACAATCACTCAAGGTGGAGCCGAGGCTGTCTTCACCATCCAGCCAATGAGGATCTTCTCCGTCTTCTATTGGTTCTTTGCTGTCATCGTATTAGCCTGCTACACAGGTAACTTGGCAAGCTTCCTCCTGGAGCCGAGTTTCGACCGGGCAGATCTGACCTTTGATGATATACTGAATAAGGATGACATAAAAGTTGGCATCATGGACTCTGGGGCTACTGGGAGCTTCTTCAGGGACTCGAGTGCCTTGGACAGGAGGTTACTTTACGAAAAGGCAACAAAAGAGTCAAATAAGACGTTAGCAATGAAGAAGGTGATCTCGGAGAACTACGTATTTTTGCAGAATAGAGTCAGGTTACTGTTTAATGCTG CTGCAGACCCAGGCTGTGCTATGACCGTGTCCCACGCGAGGGCTGGTCAATTTGGAGCTGCCTGGCCATTGGCATGGAATGCAAAGGCGAAGCACGCAGAACTGGTCAAGGCTCTTTCTGAAGCCCTGCTGAACATGCGACTGACGGGAAGGCTCCATGATTTGGAGAAAAG ATGGATGGACACAAAGGGTAAATGCTCCTTACACAGCCATAAAAATGCGGACACACAGCAGCTTGAAATCTTGCATTTTAGCGGGCTTTTCATGCTTGTTGGGGCTGCTCTTGTCCTTGCCTTCGTTTGGCTCGGGCTGACCAAACTCTATGATCGGATACACAAGGAACAGATAGGGAAG AAGAATAACCGTTTTCATCAGAACGAGAAAAACGAAGAGGACAACCCAGGGTTTTGTGACTCGCTTGGAATAACTTACCTCTGA
- the LOC135491136 gene encoding small nuclear ribonucleoprotein F codes for MSATMPLNPKPFLNGLTGKPVMVKLKWGMEYKGYLVSVDGYMNLQLFSTEEYIDGVNMGNLGEVLIRCNNVLYIRGVEEEDEEGEMKD; via the exons ATGTCGGCT ACCATGCCCTTGAACCCTAAGCCATTCTTGAATGGACTTACGGGTAAACCAGTGATGGTGAAGCTAAAATGGGGAATGGAATACAAGGGTTACTTAGTGTCAGTTGATGGATACATGAATCTACAG cTTTTCAGTACTGAAGAATACATTGATGGAGTGAACATGGGTAATCTAGGAGAGGTTTTAATCAG gtgtAATAATGTGTTATACATTCGAGGAGTAGAGGaggaagatgaagaaggtgaaATGAAGGACTGA
- the LOC135491137 gene encoding mediator of RNA polymerase II transcription subunit 20-like: MGVVCVLQYPVPENKSGQQSVDLLQRLIEDLGATRTGTFCVDCETYQSTQTNPQRLVHVLHNTEQPASCFAVLDTGTGLVADILYDHLMLKLKGFYTARKNNRVECKGQRYVYGDFIIKVGSVNIGQNMSFKGILVELEYGPCVVPVDCWNLMKELLQGFMGNHAENLSIYLKGKMEQVYAPLDTMQQYLEHFNNFRKVSSGTVSR; this comes from the exons ATGGGCGTTGTTTG TGTGTTACAGTACCCCGTCCCTGAAAACAAGAGTGGCCAGCAGTCAGTTGATCTGCTGCAGAGACTGATTGAAGACTTGGGCGCAACTAGAACAGGAACATTCTGTGTGGATTGTGAGACATACCAGTCCACGCAAACAA ATCCCCAACGTCTAGTCCATGTCCTCCACAACACTGAACAGCCTGCGTCATGTTTTGCTGTCCTCGACACAGGGACTGGTCTCGTAGCAGACATTCTATATGACCACCTGATGCTCAAACTAAAGGGCTTCTACACAGCAAGGAAAAATAACCGAGTAGAGTGCAAAGGACAGCGGTATGTGTATGGGGACTTCATCATCAAAGTTGGTTCCGTTAATATTGGACAGAACATGAGCTTCAAAGGAATTTTAGTTGAG CTCGAGTATGGACCATGCGTCGTCCCTGTAGACTGTTGGAATCTCATGAAGGAGCTTCTACAAGGGTTCATGGGAAACCATGCGGAAAATCTCAGCATTTACCTGAAGGGCAAGATGGAGCAGGTCTATGCGCCATTGGATACCATGCAGCAGTACCTCGAACATTTCAATAACTTTAGGAAGGTGTCCTCAGGAACTGTTTCCAGATGA